In a genomic window of Syntrophales bacterium:
- a CDS encoding polyprenyl synthetase family protein has translation MTIQDVFQHYAGDLRQVEAFMEREFRSEVALIPEISRYLIGSGGKRFRPLLLIACANLSGYRGERCARLAAVLEFIHTATLLHDDVIDEGQLRRGKASANTVWGNAASVLVGDFLYSKSFRILSDDGSIDVLRLMSETTNIMSEGEVFQLIRSGDVRITEEDYLTIIEKKTAILMAAACAIGGILGDRGAAGVEALRRFGLLLGMAFQMTDDTLDYMAEEALFGKTIGKDLQEGKLTLPLIAALARCPETERNRVVGLVEEMKRSGGADGVGEVVDCIRRNDGISYTLGKAEAFVAEARACLDGFDSSEARQHLLAIAGFILERRT, from the coding sequence ATGACGATCCAGGACGTTTTCCAGCATTACGCCGGCGATCTCCGGCAGGTCGAGGCCTTCATGGAGCGGGAGTTCCGCTCCGAGGTGGCTCTGATTCCGGAGATCTCGCGCTACCTGATCGGAAGCGGCGGGAAGCGTTTCCGGCCCCTGCTTCTGATTGCCTGCGCCAACCTCAGCGGATACAGGGGCGAACGATGCGCCCGCCTTGCCGCGGTCCTGGAGTTCATCCACACCGCCACCCTTCTCCACGACGACGTCATCGACGAGGGACAGCTCCGCCGGGGCAAGGCATCGGCCAACACCGTCTGGGGCAATGCGGCGAGCGTACTCGTCGGCGACTTCCTCTATTCCAAGTCCTTCCGCATCCTCTCGGACGACGGGAGCATCGACGTGCTCCGCCTGATGTCGGAGACAACGAACATCATGTCCGAGGGGGAGGTCTTTCAGCTTATCCGGAGCGGGGACGTCCGCATCACGGAAGAGGACTATCTGACCATCATCGAGAAGAAGACGGCCATCCTCATGGCGGCGGCCTGCGCTATCGGCGGGATTCTGGGCGACCGGGGGGCGGCGGGTGTGGAGGCGCTCCGGCGCTTCGGCCTTCTCCTGGGCATGGCCTTCCAGATGACCGACGACACCCTGGACTACATGGCCGAGGAGGCCCTCTTCGGCAAGACCATCGGCAAGGACCTCCAGGAGGGAAAGCTGACCCTCCCGCTGATTGCCGCACTTGCCCGCTGCCCCGAAACGGAGCGCAACCGGGTCGTCGGACTGGTTGAGGAGATGAAGCGGTCGGGCGGCGCCGACGGAGTCGGGGAAGTGGTGGATTGCATCCGCCGTAACGACGGCATTTCCTATACCCTCGGAAAGGCGGAGGCGTTCGTGGCGGAGGCGAGGGCATGCCTGGACGGGTTCGATTCCTCAGAGGCCAGGCAGCATCTGCTCGCCATCGCCGGGTTTATCCTGGAACGGCGGACCTGA
- a CDS encoding NAD(P)H-hydrate dehydratase translates to MKVAGVEEIRAMDRWAIEKLGIPEEILMENAGLAAVALLERRVGVAGKRFVVLCGSGNNGGDGLVVARKIHSLGGIPKVFLLGDPGRFRGASVTNFGILRRLPVDMRPADDLLEIRKYIVHADAVVDALLGTGLDREVSGLYREAIDLINDSGRKTLSLDIPSGVNGDTGEIMGTAVKASWTVTFGLPKPGNILYPGFGHCGEIFVSGISFPPELTGREELKIALNGFIPLPPRDPEVHKGAVGDALFIAGAAGYLGAPQFAALSFLKAGGGYARLAAPASIVPFLAQGAAEAVFTPQRETASGSLSRRSKADILAVAGKVDMVVLGPGLSLAAETQTLVRELVKGIGKPVLIDGDGLTALAVDPGILRKRKAPTVLTPHPGEMSRLTGKTAADIRRNRIAVLQAAARDLKSIIVLKGAHSLIGCPDGRVFVNLSGNAGMATAGSGDVLTGTIAAMFGMGLPMEEAVRKGVFLHGLAGDLAADAKGEDGITARDILEFLPAALKRDRETPPPERSGLCRLPAMIG, encoded by the coding sequence ATGAAAGTGGCGGGGGTCGAAGAGATCCGGGCGATGGACCGGTGGGCGATCGAGAAGCTGGGAATTCCGGAAGAGATCCTGATGGAAAATGCGGGACTGGCCGCGGTCGCCCTTCTGGAGCGTCGGGTCGGCGTGGCCGGGAAACGATTCGTCGTCCTCTGCGGAAGCGGGAATAACGGCGGGGACGGGCTGGTCGTGGCCCGGAAGATCCATTCCCTGGGCGGGATCCCCAAGGTCTTCCTCCTGGGCGATCCGGGCCGGTTCCGGGGGGCCTCGGTGACGAACTTCGGGATTCTCCGGCGCCTGCCCGTGGACATGCGCCCCGCGGACGACCTCCTGGAGATCCGAAAATACATCGTCCATGCAGACGCCGTCGTCGACGCCCTGCTCGGCACCGGTCTCGACCGGGAGGTGTCCGGTCTCTACCGGGAGGCCATCGATCTCATCAACGACAGCGGACGAAAGACCCTCAGCCTGGACATCCCTTCCGGCGTCAACGGCGACACGGGAGAAATCATGGGCACCGCCGTGAAGGCCTCCTGGACGGTTACTTTCGGGCTCCCGAAGCCGGGAAACATTCTCTACCCGGGGTTCGGCCACTGCGGAGAGATCTTTGTCTCCGGCATCTCCTTTCCGCCGGAGCTGACCGGCCGGGAGGAACTGAAGATCGCCCTGAACGGTTTCATCCCCCTGCCGCCCCGGGACCCGGAGGTCCACAAGGGAGCCGTCGGGGACGCCCTCTTTATCGCCGGAGCCGCGGGCTACCTCGGGGCACCCCAGTTTGCCGCCCTGTCGTTCCTCAAGGCCGGCGGAGGCTATGCCCGGCTGGCGGCTCCCGCCTCGATCGTGCCTTTCCTGGCGCAGGGCGCCGCCGAGGCCGTCTTCACCCCCCAGCGGGAGACGGCCTCCGGCAGCCTCTCCCGGAGGAGCAAGGCGGACATCCTGGCCGTTGCCGGGAAGGTGGACATGGTGGTCCTGGGACCGGGCCTTTCCCTGGCGGCGGAGACACAGACACTGGTGCGGGAGCTGGTCAAGGGGATCGGGAAACCCGTCCTGATCGACGGCGACGGCCTGACGGCCCTGGCGGTGGATCCGGGAATCCTTCGGAAGCGGAAGGCGCCGACGGTTTTGACGCCGCATCCCGGCGAGATGTCCAGATTAACGGGGAAAACTGCGGCCGACATCCGCCGGAACCGGATCGCCGTCCTCCAGGCCGCAGCGCGGGACCTGAAATCCATCATCGTCCTGAAGGGCGCCCACAGCCTGATCGGCTGCCCCGACGGCCGGGTCTTCGTCAACCTGAGCGGAAACGCCGGGATGGCCACGGCGGGGTCGGGAGACGTCCTCACGGGAACGATCGCCGCCATGTTCGGGATGGGCCTGCCGATGGAAGAGGCCGTCCGGAAGGGGGTTTTCCTCCACGGCCTGGCGGGGGACCTGGCGGCGGACGCAAAGGGGGAAGACGGCATCACCGCCCGGGACATCCTGGAATTCCTGCCCGCCGCCCTGAAGAGGGACCGCGAAACGCCGCCGCCGGAACGGTCCGGCCTCTGTCGCCTCCCGGCGATGATCGGATGA
- a CDS encoding molybdenum cofactor guanylyltransferase encodes MERIAGIVLSGGKNTRMGANKAFLTVEGERMIDRAVQILRDVCDEILVVTNEPLEYLDLGVTVVTDIFKGMGPLAGIHSGLFHAGAPRAFVCACDMPYLDAPFIRYLVSLAEGYDIVVPCRGDRPEPLHAVYSLKCLPVIRSLLERNERKVTGFYKGFHILTVGEAETAPFFAGQDPFLNVNTREQLRALGRQPSAPGSRT; translated from the coding sequence ATGGAGCGCATTGCGGGAATCGTGCTGTCGGGCGGCAAAAACACCCGGATGGGAGCCAACAAGGCCTTCCTGACGGTGGAAGGGGAGCGGATGATCGACCGGGCCGTCCAGATCCTTCGGGATGTCTGTGACGAGATCCTGGTCGTGACGAACGAGCCCCTGGAGTACCTGGATCTTGGCGTCACCGTGGTGACGGACATTTTCAAGGGAATGGGGCCCCTGGCGGGCATCCATTCCGGCCTCTTTCACGCCGGGGCTCCGCGGGCCTTTGTCTGTGCCTGCGACATGCCGTACCTGGACGCCCCGTTTATCCGCTACCTGGTGTCCCTGGCGGAGGGATACGACATCGTCGTTCCCTGCCGGGGAGATCGCCCGGAGCCCCTGCATGCTGTCTACAGCCTGAAATGCCTGCCTGTCATACGGAGTCTCCTGGAGCGGAATGAACGGAAAGTAACGGGATTTTACAAAGGATTTCACATCCTGACGGTCGGAGAGGCGGAAACCGCGCCGTTCTTCGCCGGTCAGGACCCCTTCCTCAATGTCAACACCCGGGAACAGCTCCGGGCCTTGGGCCGTCAACCGTCCGCGCCGGGAAGCCGCACCTGA
- a CDS encoding OFA family MFS transporter, translating to MSDNKVFGMPAESGRWIFVVLGFIINICLGSVYAYSVFRGPVQKLLNASATEAGMPFMIFLALFAVMVFFGGQIIAKLGPRNLGILGGVIVGVGWIMASQSTSINMLTITYGLIGGAGVGLAYGVPLAVVGRWFPDKRGLALGLTLAGFGGSPFVSANVAAALIKAVGPMETFMYMGAAFLVIVAVCFLPFRYPKDGWVPAGWKAPAAAAGGGNDFAMGEMAKTTTFYGLFLCYTIGCLAGLMAIGISSSVAQEIIKINAATAATLVGVFAIFNGVGRPLFGVLTDKLSPRIAAIISFVIILVCSLGMLTAGEGSVTMYVACFVGFWLCLGGWLAIAPTATTTFFGVKNYARNYGLVYFAYGVGAILGGIISGQAKDAFGSYAIAFYPTAGLAVLGIIIAFFMMKPPKR from the coding sequence ATGAGTGATAACAAGGTTTTCGGTATGCCGGCGGAATCAGGCCGCTGGATCTTCGTTGTTCTCGGATTCATCATCAACATCTGCCTCGGGAGCGTGTACGCCTACAGCGTGTTCCGGGGGCCCGTCCAGAAGCTCCTGAACGCCAGCGCCACGGAAGCGGGAATGCCGTTCATGATCTTCCTGGCCCTTTTTGCCGTCATGGTCTTTTTCGGCGGCCAGATCATCGCCAAGCTGGGCCCCCGGAACCTGGGCATCCTGGGCGGCGTGATCGTCGGCGTGGGCTGGATCATGGCCAGCCAGTCGACAAGCATTAACATGCTCACCATTACCTATGGCCTCATCGGCGGCGCAGGCGTGGGGCTCGCCTACGGAGTGCCCCTGGCGGTCGTGGGACGCTGGTTCCCCGACAAGCGAGGCTTGGCCCTGGGTCTCACCCTGGCCGGCTTCGGCGGATCGCCCTTCGTTTCCGCCAATGTGGCGGCGGCCCTGATCAAGGCCGTCGGCCCCATGGAAACATTCATGTACATGGGAGCGGCCTTCCTGGTCATCGTTGCTGTGTGCTTCCTGCCCTTCCGCTACCCGAAGGACGGATGGGTCCCCGCGGGCTGGAAGGCCCCGGCCGCGGCAGCGGGCGGTGGAAACGACTTCGCCATGGGTGAAATGGCAAAGACCACCACGTTCTACGGCCTCTTCCTCTGCTACACCATCGGCTGTCTCGCGGGCCTCATGGCCATCGGCATCTCCAGCTCCGTGGCCCAGGAGATCATCAAGATCAACGCGGCAACCGCCGCCACGCTGGTGGGTGTCTTCGCCATCTTCAACGGCGTGGGCCGGCCGCTCTTCGGCGTCCTGACAGACAAGCTCTCACCCAGGATAGCCGCCATCATCTCCTTTGTCATCATCCTCGTCTGCTCCCTGGGCATGCTTACGGCGGGTGAAGGCAGCGTGACCATGTATGTCGCCTGCTTCGTCGGCTTCTGGCTCTGCCTGGGCGGCTGGCTTGCCATTGCCCCGACGGCGACGACCACCTTCTTCGGCGTGAAGAATTACGCCAGGAACTACGGCCTCGTGTACTTCGCCTATGGCGTGGGGGCGATCCTCGGCGGCATCATTTCCGGGCAGGCAAAGGACGCCTTCGGCTCCTATGCCATTGCCTTTTACCCCACGGCCGGGCTCGCGGTGCTGGGCATCATCATCGCCTTCTTCATGATGAAGCCGCCCAAGAGATAA